Genomic window (Cucumis sativus cultivar 9930 chromosome 2, Cucumber_9930_V3, whole genome shotgun sequence):
tgttaatgCTTTTTAATTGCATTTGGTTCCCATCCTCGGTGTGGTCTTTCATCCAACGTATGGTAGTTTGGGAATCACTTTTCTCCTTCAAGTATAAATATACTATTGTGTTGTAGGATTGGGAAACCCTGAAATGTCTCCCTCTTCTACTCATCAAATCCATCAAATATTCACTTGACCAGAGAACTTTCTATGCACTAGGTGATAGTGAAGCTGGTGGCCATGGTAGACCAGGAATGCCTAGACCTTATGCTGTGAATCAAGGAGATCTACATATGTGGCGTGGACCGAGAGGACCATTTGTCAACCAGTTCCCTACCCAGCCACCGAGGGAGATGAACTCCCCCAGCCATGTATCTGGACCAAGAGGCAACCCTTACACTAATCCTACTCAAAACAGGGCTAATTACCGTAGTTCAAGCCCTAACCCTGGGTTCCGAGGCAGTTTTAGTCCAGGTAGAGGCAGCTATGGACATCATGGCAATATGACTCCTAGTCCAAGATTTGGCTATGGACGAGCTACTGGTTCTCATGGTCGTCATTCTTCATCAGACAAATCTGGACCAGAACAATTTTACAACATCTCCATGCTTGAAGATCCCTGGAAGGTTCTGCAACCTTGTATTTGGACGACAATTGCTCCATTGAGTAACTCTGCAAAACCTTCGGAATATTGGATTTCCAAGTTTGGTACAAAGAAAGCAAGAGTTTCAGATTCCTCTTCTAGCAGGTCAAGCTCTCAACAACCTAGCCTCGCCGAGTACCTGGCTGCCTCCTTCAAGGAAGCAATCGAGGAAGCACCAAATGCGTGAAACATTTTATTCAGGCATTTCATGCTTACTGTAGTACTCAAGTTCAGCTTTGTCGAAAGCCCAGCCTAATTTTTCTCTATAGACTGGTTTGATGTTGTAAATCTATAGTGATTATTATGACAGTTCTGTCTCTATGTTATGTTTAGTTAGTGATGTTTTTTTATGAATCTTGTTTAGATTATGTACATGATTCAGCCTCTATTAGAATCCTTGTTGTCAAATGCTCTTCTTTGTTAAGAATTTAATAGGATTGAGTTCTCAATTCTCGTAGTTGATCCACTATATaatacttaaatttaataGGATTGAGTTCTCAATTCTCTTATTTGAATAGATTGATTTCTTTTTGCCTATGTAATTGAGTCTTGTTCCTACCCTCTCTATCTTCCCgtaatgtttgttttttcaccTACAACTACTGTTAGTAGTTActgaaaattataatttgtttttcaaactatGTTAAATGAAGggaaattattttactttggTGCATTCTTTAACATTTCCCACCTCCTCGATTCCACCATTCTTGGTTTTCATCTCTTCataaacatttgattttggtgCATTCTTTATCATTTCGTAcgttttatagtttttaatttaattaaaaaagctttcatttttctccccCCTTCAACCTCATTCAATCCTGATCTTCTGTTTCGTGTTTtctgttatatatatatatatatgttcgtTCAAGTGCTGTGATGATGCTATATTTTATGGACTAGAGTTTCCGATCTGGGTATTATTCCCGGTATCTGATTGGTATACCCTTGGCTGTCTTAGCACTTCCTTGATTCGTATCATCATCTTGATTGTCTTTTTATCTGAATCTTGTGCAAACAATGATGGTATTCTTTAAGGCTTGTTTCTCAAAGCATTCGCAGTGGCCGCTTAAGAGCTTTT
Coding sequences:
- the LOC101221481 gene encoding protein SICKLE, with the protein product MEESEKRRERLRAMRMEAAQADVANYVETSLPNHLSNPLVESSATMVGQLAPCTAPRFDYYTNPMAAFSTSKKKGKIENQPVSDNFVPYHHNTSSTTYFPPTFPGDSEAGGHGRPGMPRPYAVNQGDLHMWRGPRGPFVNQFPTQPPREMNSPSHVSGPRGNPYTNPTQNRANYRSSSPNPGFRGSFSPGRGSYGHHGNMTPSPRFGYGRATGSHGRHSSSDKSGPEQFYNISMLEDPWKVLQPCIWTTIAPLSNSAKPSEYWISKFGTKKARVSDSSSSRSSSQQPSLAEYLAASFKEAIEEAPNA